In Symphalangus syndactylus isolate Jambi chromosome 6, NHGRI_mSymSyn1-v2.1_pri, whole genome shotgun sequence, a genomic segment contains:
- the LOC129484025 gene encoding elongation factor 1-gamma-like, with amino-acid sequence MTTGTLYTYPENWRAFKALIAAQYSGAQVHVLSAPPHFHFGQTNRMPEFLCKFPAGKFPAFEGDGGFCVFESNAITYYVNNEELRGSTPEAAALVAQWVSFADSGRVPPASAWVFPIMGITHHNKQAAQNAKEEVRRILGLLDAHLKTRIPPLTCPRVPLCWVTARTPTRTHCLWHCHISGSTLMRMASPCDTQSIVSLKSSLGSS; translated from the exons ATGACGACTGGGACCCTGTACACATATCCTGAAAACTGGAGGGCCTTCAAGGCCCTCATTGCTGCTCAGTATAGCGGGGCTCAGGTCCATGTGCTGTCCGCACCACCCCACTTCCACTTTGGCCAAACCAACCGCATGCCTGAATTTCTCTGCAAATTTCCTGCTGGCAAGTTTCCAGCATTTGAGGGTGACGGTGGGTTCTGTGTATTTGAAAGCAATGCCATTACCTACTACGTGAACAATGAGGAGCTGCGGGGAAGTACACCCGAAGCAGCAGCCTTGGTGGCGCAGTGGGTGAGCTTTGCTGATAGCGGTAGAGTGCCCCCAGCCAGTGCCTGGGTGTTCCCCATCATGGGCATCACGCACCACAACAAGCAGGCCGCTCAGAATGCAAAGGAGGAAGTGAGGCGAATTCTGGGGTTGCTGGATGCTCACTTGAAGA CAAGGATCCCTCCGCTCACCTGCCCAAGAGTACCTTTGTGTTGggtga CGGCAAGGACTCCAACAAGGACACACTGCCTGTGGCACTGCCATATTTCTGGGAGCACTTTGATGAGGATGGCTAGTCCCTGTGATACTCAGAGTATCGTTTCCCTGAAGAGCTCACTCGGATCTTCGTGA